A part of Haliotis asinina isolate JCU_RB_2024 chromosome 10, JCU_Hal_asi_v2, whole genome shotgun sequence genomic DNA contains:
- the LOC137298900 gene encoding HIG1 domain family member 1A, mitochondrial-like yields the protein MPDNMSTDAKRVEPPQWEDSVKAETKLWRKAKEAPFVPIGILGLLGAVTYGAVMYKNRGRMSTSVYIMKFRVIAQGMVVGAMTIGVGATVLPGLWKKYVSDSKSGRES from the exons ATGCCAGACAACATGTCAACAGATGCAAAACGTGTGGAACCCCCACAATGGGAAGATTCAGTGAAGGCAGAAACTAAATTATGGCGGAAGGCCAAAGAAGCACCATTTGTGCCAATAG GAATCCTTGGCCTACTGGGTGCAGTCACATATGGAGCGGTGATGTATAAGAATCGAGGACGAATGTCCACATCAGTATACATCATGAAGTTTCGTGTCATTGCTCAGGGCATGGTGGTAGGAGCCATGACAATAGGCGTCGGTGCCACCGTTCTGCCTGGTCTGTGGAAGAAGTATGTCTCGGATTCAAAGAGTGGAAGGGAGAGCTGA